One Thioalkalivibrio sp. ALJ12 genomic window carries:
- the uvrC gene encoding excinuclease ABC subunit UvrC, producing the protein MSASDTSFDSKAFLKTLTQSPGVYQMLDASGGVLYVGKARNLRSRVASYFRGSDDRGPRIRSMVRQIADIRVAVTHTEAEALLLEANLIKRHRPRYNVLLRDDKSYPYIFVSGQEYPRLGFHRGAKKKGVRYFGPYPSAGAVRESLALLQKLFQVRQCEDSVFAHRSRPCLQYQIGRCTAPCVGYITPEEYARDVESSVQFLQGKSEVVIADLMQRMEAASERLDFEHAARLRDQIARLRQISEQQFVSGGEGDADVIALAQEAGAVAVEIFFVRGGQNLGNRELFPNVPEATDTGEIMAAVLAQYYAEREPPARVLLSHEPEGAPALEAFLMERRGGRKVQVAWSLRGDRARWLDMARRNAELALKTRIASQAGQTARLDALAAELNLENPPKRMECFDISHTGGERTVASCVVFGPEGPIKSDYRRFNIDGIEPGDDYAAMHQALSRRFARLKKGEGQEPDILFIDGGKGQVTQALNVLADLGLDHIRVIGVAKGEERRPGMETLILSGVEAPSILPAHSGALHLIQQIRDEAHRFAITGHRARRAKARKESTLESIPGLGPKRRSALLRHFGGLRGVARAGVDELTKVPGIHRRLAQAIYDQFH; encoded by the coding sequence ATGAGTGCCTCCGACACCAGTTTCGATTCCAAGGCCTTCCTGAAGACGCTGACGCAGTCGCCCGGCGTCTATCAGATGCTGGATGCCAGCGGCGGCGTGCTGTACGTCGGCAAGGCGCGCAATCTCAGGAGCCGTGTGGCCAGCTACTTTCGCGGTTCGGATGATCGCGGGCCGCGGATCCGGTCGATGGTGCGCCAGATCGCGGACATCCGCGTCGCGGTCACGCACACCGAGGCCGAGGCCCTGCTGCTCGAGGCCAACCTGATCAAGCGCCACCGGCCGCGCTACAACGTGCTGCTGCGCGACGATAAAAGCTACCCCTACATCTTCGTGTCCGGTCAGGAGTACCCGCGTCTGGGTTTTCACCGGGGCGCGAAAAAGAAGGGAGTGCGCTATTTCGGTCCGTACCCGTCGGCCGGGGCGGTGCGCGAGAGCCTGGCGCTGCTGCAGAAGCTGTTTCAGGTGCGTCAGTGCGAGGACAGCGTGTTCGCGCACCGCTCCCGGCCCTGCCTGCAGTATCAGATCGGGCGCTGTACGGCGCCCTGCGTGGGCTACATCACGCCCGAGGAGTATGCCCGCGACGTCGAGTCTTCCGTGCAGTTCCTGCAGGGCAAGAGCGAGGTGGTGATCGCCGATCTGATGCAGCGCATGGAGGCGGCCTCCGAGCGTCTCGACTTCGAGCATGCGGCCCGGCTGCGGGACCAGATCGCGCGGCTGCGCCAGATCTCCGAGCAGCAGTTTGTCTCCGGCGGCGAGGGCGATGCCGACGTGATTGCGCTGGCGCAGGAGGCGGGCGCGGTGGCTGTGGAGATCTTCTTCGTGCGCGGCGGCCAGAACCTGGGCAACCGCGAGCTGTTCCCGAACGTGCCGGAGGCCACTGACACCGGGGAGATCATGGCGGCGGTGCTGGCGCAGTACTACGCCGAACGCGAACCGCCGGCGCGCGTGCTGCTGTCGCACGAGCCGGAAGGCGCGCCGGCGCTGGAGGCCTTCCTGATGGAGCGCCGCGGGGGCCGCAAGGTCCAGGTCGCCTGGTCGCTGCGCGGGGATCGCGCGCGCTGGCTGGATATGGCGCGGCGCAATGCCGAACTGGCGCTGAAGACCCGCATTGCCAGTCAGGCCGGACAGACCGCGCGCCTGGACGCCCTCGCCGCCGAACTGAATCTGGAGAATCCCCCGAAGCGCATGGAGTGCTTCGACATCTCGCACACCGGCGGCGAGCGCACGGTCGCTTCTTGTGTGGTGTTCGGGCCCGAGGGGCCGATCAAGTCCGACTACCGGCGGTTCAACATCGACGGCATCGAGCCCGGCGACGATTACGCCGCGATGCATCAGGCCCTGAGCCGGCGCTTCGCGCGGCTGAAGAAGGGGGAAGGGCAGGAGCCGGACATCCTGTTCATCGATGGTGGCAAGGGGCAGGTTACGCAGGCGCTCAATGTGCTGGCGGACCTCGGGCTGGATCACATCCGCGTGATCGGCGTCGCCAAGGGCGAGGAACGCCGGCCGGGTATGGAAACTCTGATATTGAGCGGGGTGGAGGCCCCCTCTATACTCCCCGCGCACTCGGGTGCGCTGCACCTGATCCAGCAGATTCGCGACGAGGCGCACCGATTCGCGATCACTGGGCACCGTGCGCGCCGTGCCAAGGCGCGCAAGGAATCGACCCTGGAGTCGATCCCGGGGCTGGGGCCGAAGCGCCGCAGCGCGTTGCTGCGCCACTTCGGGGGGCTGCGCGGAGTGGCCCGGGCCGGCGTCGACGAGCTGACCAAGGTGCCGGGCATCCACCGGCGGCTCGCGCAGGCGATTTACGACCAGTTTCACTAG
- a CDS encoding GntP family permease, translating to MLIVGLIIVVAALVFATVKLRVHPFLALLLAAFVMALIGGIAPKEAISVINDGFGGTLGYIGIVIALGTIIGVILDRTGAAIVMAEAIIRALSDRFPNLTATIIGYIVSIPVFCDSGYVILNSLKNALAKKAGVSLVAMSVALATGLFATHNFVPPTPGPIAAASNIGIADALGLVILFGLLVAAVAAAVGWLWASRYTHANDDELLEPDPIEEATGQEVKKPEPDLAHRPSTLAAFMPILAPIVLISIGSIASLATRDADPGMFAEGLIFLGQPVVALAIGVVFALLLVKGGDKRGRFHQMTVDAVLLAAPILLITGAGGAFGSVLQETPIGDQLGDMLTGLGLGLLVPFLLAAALKSAQGSSTVALVAASSMVAPLLPSLGLDSDMGMVLAVMAVGAGAMTVSHANDSFFWVVTQFSRMKVSTAYKAYTTATLLQGVSAMIVIYLLGLVFV from the coding sequence ATGCTGATTGTTGGCCTGATTATCGTCGTGGCGGCACTGGTGTTTGCCACCGTGAAGCTGCGAGTCCACCCCTTCCTTGCCCTGTTGCTGGCGGCCTTCGTGATGGCACTGATCGGGGGTATTGCCCCGAAAGAGGCGATCAGCGTCATCAACGACGGCTTCGGCGGTACGCTCGGCTATATCGGGATCGTGATCGCGCTGGGTACGATCATCGGGGTGATCCTGGATCGCACCGGGGCGGCGATCGTGATGGCGGAGGCGATCATCCGGGCGCTGTCGGATCGATTCCCGAACCTTACGGCCACGATCATCGGCTACATCGTGTCCATCCCGGTGTTCTGCGACTCCGGCTACGTAATCCTGAACTCCCTGAAGAACGCGCTGGCGAAGAAGGCGGGCGTGTCCCTGGTGGCGATGAGTGTGGCACTGGCGACGGGTCTGTTCGCCACGCACAACTTCGTCCCGCCGACCCCGGGTCCGATCGCCGCGGCCAGCAACATCGGGATCGCCGATGCGCTGGGGCTGGTGATCCTGTTCGGCCTGTTGGTGGCCGCCGTGGCGGCGGCAGTGGGCTGGCTCTGGGCGAGCCGCTATACCCACGCGAACGACGACGAACTGCTCGAGCCGGACCCGATCGAGGAGGCGACTGGCCAGGAGGTGAAGAAGCCGGAGCCCGATCTGGCCCATCGCCCGTCCACCCTGGCGGCATTCATGCCGATCCTGGCGCCGATTGTACTGATCTCCATCGGTTCGATCGCGTCGCTGGCCACGCGCGATGCCGATCCCGGCATGTTCGCGGAGGGGCTGATCTTCCTCGGCCAGCCGGTGGTCGCCTTGGCGATTGGCGTGGTGTTCGCCCTGCTGCTGGTCAAGGGTGGTGACAAGCGCGGGCGTTTCCACCAGATGACGGTCGATGCGGTCCTGCTCGCGGCGCCGATCCTGCTGATCACTGGGGCCGGCGGCGCGTTTGGCTCCGTGCTGCAGGAGACCCCGATTGGTGACCAGCTCGGCGACATGCTGACCGGTCTTGGACTGGGGCTGTTGGTGCCGTTCCTGCTCGCGGCTGCGCTGAAGTCGGCCCAGGGTTCGTCGACGGTTGCGCTGGTGGCCGCCTCGAGCATGGTGGCACCACTGCTGCCCTCGCTGGGCCTGGACTCCGACATGGGCATGGTGCTGGCGGTGATGGCTGTCGGTGCCGGCGCTATGACTGTCTCCCACGCGAACGACAGCTTCTTCTGGGTGGTGACCCAGTTCAGCCGCATGAAGGTGTCGACCGCCTACAAGGCCTATACGACCGCCACGCTGTTGCAGGGTGTGAGCGCGATGATCGTGATCTACCTGCTGGGGCTCGTCTTTGTCTGA
- a CDS encoding CYTH domain-containing protein — protein sequence MGREIERKFLLASDTWREAVVRSQRMRQGYLCGNDRASIRVRVDEEGANLNIKSATLGVERDEYQYAIPVEEAHRLLDTLAGPQVEKTRYWVDVDGWEYEIDVFEGANAGLIVAELELPASDADFPRPEWLGEEVSHDPRYYNTELARNPYRDWPDAS from the coding sequence ATGGGTCGCGAGATCGAACGCAAGTTTCTGCTGGCCAGTGATACCTGGCGCGAGGCCGTGGTGCGCTCGCAGCGCATGCGCCAGGGCTATCTGTGCGGCAATGATCGCGCCTCGATCCGCGTGCGCGTGGACGAGGAGGGCGCGAACCTGAACATCAAGAGCGCGACCCTGGGGGTCGAGCGCGACGAGTACCAGTACGCGATCCCGGTCGAAGAGGCCCATCGCCTTCTCGACACCCTCGCGGGTCCGCAGGTCGAGAAGACGCGCTACTGGGTGGATGTGGACGGCTGGGAATACGAGATCGACGTGTTCGAGGGCGCCAATGCCGGCCTGATCGTCGCCGAGCTGGAATTGCCCGCAAGCGATGCCGACTTCCCGCGCCCCGAGTGGCTGGGCGAGGAGGTCTCGCACGACCCGCGCTACTACAACACCGAGCTGGCCCGGAACCCCTACCGCGACTGGCCCGATGCAAGCTGA
- a CDS encoding beta-ketoacyl-ACP synthase III: protein MKHARISGTGSYLPERILTNADLEAMVDTSDAWIQERTGIRERHIVAENQVTSDLALKAAERALDAAGIRPADLDLIIVATTTPDQIFPSTACILQAKLGIGGCPAFDVQAVCSGFVYALATADRFMQSDEIRHVLVVGAETLSRITDYTDRGNCILWGDGAGAVVLSRSPDPGIISTHLHADGHHKGLLEVPGGVSQPGDNPDLEFIRMEGRAVFRVAVNTLDQIVDETLEYNGIEKSELDWLVPHQANIRIIQATAKKLNMSMDNVVVTVDRHGNTSAASIPLALDTAVRDGRIKKGDLILTEAFGGGFTWGSALIRM from the coding sequence GTGAAGCATGCACGCATCAGCGGGACCGGGAGCTACCTGCCCGAGAGGATCCTGACCAACGCCGATCTCGAGGCCATGGTGGATACCTCGGATGCGTGGATTCAGGAGCGCACCGGGATTCGCGAGCGCCACATCGTGGCCGAAAACCAGGTGACCTCCGACCTGGCGCTGAAGGCCGCCGAGCGCGCGCTGGATGCCGCGGGCATCCGCCCTGCCGACCTGGACCTGATCATCGTCGCCACCACGACCCCGGACCAGATTTTCCCCAGTACCGCCTGCATCCTGCAGGCGAAGCTGGGGATCGGCGGCTGTCCGGCATTCGACGTGCAGGCAGTGTGTTCCGGTTTTGTCTATGCACTCGCCACGGCCGATCGCTTCATGCAGAGCGATGAGATCCGGCATGTGCTGGTCGTCGGGGCCGAGACGCTCTCGCGCATCACCGACTACACCGACCGCGGCAACTGCATCCTGTGGGGCGATGGCGCGGGCGCGGTGGTGCTGTCGCGCTCGCCGGACCCGGGCATCATCTCCACCCACCTGCACGCGGATGGCCACCACAAGGGCCTGCTGGAGGTCCCGGGCGGGGTCTCGCAGCCCGGCGACAACCCGGATCTCGAGTTTATCCGCATGGAAGGCCGCGCGGTCTTCCGGGTCGCGGTCAACACCCTGGACCAGATCGTCGACGAGACACTGGAATACAACGGGATCGAGAAGTCCGAGCTGGACTGGCTGGTCCCGCACCAGGCCAACATCCGCATCATCCAGGCCACGGCCAAGAAGCTGAACATGTCCATGGATAACGTCGTGGTCACGGTCGACCGGCATGGCAACACCTCCGCCGCGTCGATTCCGCTGGCGCTGGATACCGCCGTGCGCGACGGGCGTATCAAGAAGGGCGACCTGATCCTGACTGAGGCCTTTGGCGGCGGCTTTACCTGGGGCTCCGCGCTGATCCGGATGTAG
- a CDS encoding uracil-DNA glycosylase gives MQADSFPVFDPDCRRCPRLAGFLEDVRAKHPDYHAAPVPSFGPLDARLLIVGLAPGMHGANATGRPFTGDYAGVLLYETLHQYGFATGPESVSADDGLQLLDCRITNAVKCLPPQNKPTTEEIRTCNGFLAAEMDAMQPRVILALGKIAHDAVLRARGLPLSSLRFAHGAEHALDGMRLIDSYHCSRYNTQTRRLTPAMFGELFARIRTHLE, from the coding sequence ATGCAAGCTGATTCCTTTCCCGTGTTCGATCCGGACTGCCGGCGCTGCCCGCGCCTGGCCGGTTTTCTGGAAGACGTGCGGGCGAAGCACCCGGACTACCATGCCGCTCCGGTGCCCTCGTTTGGGCCGCTGGATGCCCGCCTGCTGATCGTTGGACTCGCCCCGGGGATGCACGGGGCCAACGCGACGGGGCGGCCCTTCACCGGGGACTACGCCGGGGTGCTGCTCTACGAGACCCTGCACCAGTACGGCTTTGCGACCGGCCCCGAGAGCGTGAGCGCGGACGACGGGCTGCAACTGCTGGACTGCCGGATCACCAATGCGGTCAAGTGCCTGCCGCCGCAGAACAAGCCCACCACCGAGGAAATCCGTACCTGCAACGGTTTCCTGGCCGCGGAGATGGATGCGATGCAGCCCCGGGTGATCCTGGCGCTGGGCAAGATCGCCCATGACGCGGTGCTGCGGGCCCGGGGTCTGCCGCTGTCCAGCCTGCGCTTTGCCCACGGCGCCGAGCATGCACTGGATGGCATGCGGCTGATCGACTCCTACCACTGCTCCCGCTACAACACCCAGACCCGCCGCCTCACCCCGGCCATGTTCGGCGAACTCTTCGCCCGCATCCGTACCCACCTCGAGTAG
- the pgsA gene encoding CDP-diacylglycerol--glycerol-3-phosphate 3-phosphatidyltransferase: MIRELPNWLTWSRIVMIPLLIVVFYALPMPTAGIVAAIVFALAAITDWADGYLARRWEVTSRFGAFLDPVADKLIVAAALVLVVDHNPGVGLALAAVVIIGREIAISALREWMAEVGASAKVAVSWVGKVKTTAQMVAIFLLLWAEPVAGLPIFAIGEWLLYLAAILTLVSMVQYMLAAARGR, encoded by the coding sequence ATGATCCGTGAACTCCCCAACTGGCTGACCTGGTCGCGGATCGTCATGATCCCGCTGCTGATCGTCGTGTTCTACGCGCTGCCGATGCCCACGGCCGGCATCGTCGCGGCGATCGTCTTTGCGCTCGCCGCGATCACCGACTGGGCGGACGGCTACCTGGCCCGGCGCTGGGAGGTGACCAGCCGCTTCGGTGCGTTCCTCGACCCGGTGGCGGACAAGTTGATCGTGGCCGCCGCGCTGGTCCTGGTCGTGGATCACAACCCGGGCGTGGGCTTGGCGCTGGCGGCGGTCGTCATTATCGGGCGCGAGATCGCGATCTCGGCCTTGCGCGAATGGATGGCCGAGGTCGGCGCCAGCGCGAAGGTGGCCGTATCCTGGGTCGGCAAGGTCAAGACCACCGCCCAGATGGTGGCGATCTTCCTCCTGCTGTGGGCGGAGCCGGTCGCCGGGCTGCCGATTTTCGCGATCGGTGAATGGCTGCTGTATCTGGCGGCCATCCTGACGTTGGTCTCGATGGTGCAGTACATGCTGGCGGCTGCGCGCGGGCGCTGA
- a CDS encoding DUF177 domain-containing protein, which produces MSRIPVSLDPWQPRARHQEFEGDLSAEDLPRLREEALAEHPLRVHVRFGLERGALDEVRLAGVITGELWQTCQRCLQPMAWEFRLETDAVILPAGGSVEGLGADEDILELEDDGRLHPAVWAEDEVLLAWPLVPRHVDCEPAVEPEFVPGQREDNPFAVLEQLKGSSSDGDDR; this is translated from the coding sequence ATGAGTCGTATTCCCGTATCTCTCGACCCGTGGCAGCCACGGGCCCGGCACCAGGAATTCGAAGGCGATTTGTCTGCGGAGGACCTGCCGCGCCTGCGGGAAGAGGCGCTGGCCGAGCACCCGCTGCGAGTCCATGTCCGTTTCGGGCTGGAGCGCGGTGCGCTGGACGAGGTGCGGCTGGCCGGTGTGATCACCGGCGAGCTCTGGCAGACCTGCCAGCGCTGCCTGCAGCCGATGGCCTGGGAATTCCGGCTGGAGACCGATGCGGTGATCCTGCCGGCGGGCGGCTCCGTAGAAGGCCTGGGCGCGGACGAGGACATCCTCGAACTCGAGGACGACGGACGGCTGCACCCGGCGGTCTGGGCCGAGGACGAGGTGCTGCTGGCCTGGCCGCTGGTGCCGCGCCACGTGGACTGCGAGCCCGCAGTGGAACCCGAGTTTGTTCCCGGGCAGCGCGAGGACAACCCGTTTGCGGTGCTCGAGCAGCTAAAGGGCAGTTCGAGCGACGGCGACGATCGGTAG
- the rpmF gene encoding 50S ribosomal protein L32: protein MAVQQRRKTRSKRDMRRSHDGLKGATLSTDPTTGEVHRRHHVTPDGFYRGRQVIQQDVEVEDDED from the coding sequence ATGGCTGTGCAACAACGCCGCAAGACCCGTTCCAAGCGCGATATGCGCCGTTCCCACGACGGGCTGAAGGGCGCGACCCTGTCCACCGATCCGACCACCGGAGAGGTCCATCGCCGGCATCACGTGACCCCGGACGGGTTCTACCGTGGTCGTCAGGTGATCCAGCAGGACGTCGAAGTCGAAGACGACGAAGACTAA
- a CDS encoding acetyl-CoA carboxylase biotin carboxylase subunit, with protein sequence MIRKLLIANRGEIAVRLIRACAEMGITSVAVHTDADRHALHVKKADEAYAIGPDSMGGYLSIHRLLSVARAAGCDAVHPGYGFLSENADFAAACDARGLTWVGPDASVIRRMGDKVAARKAMIEAGVPVTPGSEGNLETLEAALEAAEAIGYPVMLKATSGGGGRGIRLCDDADALRRNFDRVRSEATRAFGSTEIFLEKAVVNPRHIEVQILADTQGNAVHLYERDCSVQRRHQKLVEIAPSPQLSEAQREHLGTLAVTAAQAVGYQNAGTVEFLMDGDDTFYFMEMNTRLQVEHPVTEMITGVDIVQEQLRIASGEPLRYNQSQITRRGFAMEFRINAEDPTNDFLPSFGRITRYFAPGGPGVRTDGAIYTGYEIPPHYDSMCAKLICWALEWDDLLARSNRALRDMGVFGVKTTIPYHLAIVNHPDFRRADFNTGFIAEHPELTELPAKRSDRHLAIAIAAAIAAHHGL encoded by the coding sequence TTGATCCGCAAGCTGCTCATAGCCAACCGGGGCGAGATCGCCGTACGCCTGATCCGGGCCTGCGCGGAGATGGGGATTACCTCGGTCGCGGTGCATACCGACGCCGACCGCCACGCCCTGCACGTTAAAAAGGCGGACGAGGCCTACGCGATCGGCCCCGACAGCATGGGTGGCTACCTGAGCATCCACCGGCTGCTCAGTGTGGCCCGCGCGGCCGGATGCGACGCCGTACACCCGGGATACGGCTTTCTCTCGGAGAACGCGGATTTCGCCGCGGCCTGCGACGCGCGCGGGCTCACCTGGGTCGGCCCGGACGCCAGCGTCATCCGCCGCATGGGCGACAAGGTGGCCGCGCGAAAGGCAATGATCGAGGCCGGGGTCCCGGTCACCCCAGGGTCGGAGGGCAACCTGGAAACCCTGGAGGCCGCACTGGAGGCCGCCGAGGCCATCGGCTATCCGGTGATGCTCAAAGCGACCAGTGGCGGCGGCGGGCGTGGCATTCGCCTGTGCGACGACGCGGACGCCCTGCGGCGCAACTTCGACCGCGTGCGTTCGGAGGCGACCCGTGCGTTCGGCAGCACCGAGATCTTCCTGGAAAAGGCCGTGGTCAACCCGCGCCACATCGAGGTACAGATCCTCGCGGATACGCAGGGCAATGCCGTGCACCTGTACGAGCGCGACTGCTCCGTGCAGCGGCGCCACCAGAAACTGGTGGAGATCGCCCCCTCGCCGCAGTTGAGCGAGGCCCAGCGCGAGCACCTGGGCACACTGGCCGTTACCGCCGCCCAGGCCGTCGGCTACCAGAACGCCGGTACCGTCGAGTTCCTGATGGACGGCGATGACACGTTTTATTTCATGGAGATGAATACGCGCCTGCAGGTCGAGCATCCGGTGACCGAGATGATCACCGGCGTGGACATCGTGCAGGAGCAGTTGCGCATCGCCAGTGGCGAACCCCTGCGTTACAACCAGTCGCAGATCACCCGGCGCGGCTTCGCCATGGAATTTCGCATCAACGCGGAAGACCCAACCAACGACTTCCTGCCGAGCTTTGGTCGCATCACGCGCTACTTTGCCCCGGGTGGGCCGGGCGTGCGCACCGACGGCGCGATCTACACCGGCTACGAGATCCCGCCGCACTACGATTCGATGTGCGCCAAGCTGATCTGCTGGGCGCTGGAGTGGGACGACCTGCTGGCGCGCAGCAACCGGGCCCTGCGCGACATGGGCGTGTTCGGGGTCAAGACCACCATCCCGTATCACCTGGCGATCGTGAACCACCCGGATTTTCGCCGCGCGGATTTCAATACCGGCTTCATCGCCGAGCACCCAGAACTGACCGAGCTACCGGCCAAGCGCTCCGACCGCCATCTGGCCATCGCGATCGCCGCCGCAATCGCCGCCCACCACGGGCTTTAG
- a CDS encoding glycerate kinase, whose amino-acid sequence MLCPDSFKGSLDAADVAQAMARGVHAASPSTRIRALPMADGGEGTAELVSHTMGWAWHLSDVRDPRGQHVSAGWGCDAVTRRAVIDVASACGLGLVPEAERDPWRLDTRGVGQLILAALDAGARHVLIGLGGSGTVDGGAGMLHALGVRFRDREGAELDPVPDRLEHLESADFSGLEPRLAGLRITVLNDVDNPLTGNRGAAAVFGPQKGLATKDVPRMDAYMERLERAIDEAGELRRPGAMPGAGAAGGLGFALACVLRGQSRMGAVYLADLIDLDAAIAGSDLVITGEGQVDGQTAHGKVVAEVVRRARRCCVPVVAVAGSIDATPEELEAVGLVDARALCDGTITLEQAMGEPGRWIMERTRALVEARGARSV is encoded by the coding sequence GTGCTGTGTCCGGACAGCTTCAAGGGCAGTCTGGATGCGGCAGACGTGGCCCAGGCGATGGCTCGCGGTGTACATGCCGCGAGTCCATCCACCCGCATCCGGGCGTTGCCGATGGCGGATGGAGGAGAAGGGACGGCGGAACTGGTCAGCCATACCATGGGTTGGGCCTGGCATTTGTCCGATGTCCGTGATCCGCGTGGGCAGCATGTCTCGGCGGGCTGGGGGTGCGATGCCGTCACCCGACGCGCGGTGATTGATGTCGCCTCGGCCTGTGGGCTGGGCCTGGTGCCCGAGGCCGAGCGCGATCCGTGGAGGCTCGATACCCGCGGCGTGGGGCAGCTGATCCTTGCCGCCCTGGATGCCGGTGCCCGGCATGTGCTGATCGGCCTCGGGGGCAGCGGCACGGTGGATGGCGGTGCCGGGATGCTGCACGCACTGGGGGTCCGCTTTCGGGACCGAGAAGGGGCCGAGCTGGATCCTGTCCCGGACCGGCTGGAGCACCTGGAAAGTGCCGATTTCTCTGGTCTGGAGCCACGGCTTGCGGGACTCCGCATCACGGTGCTGAACGATGTCGACAACCCGTTGACGGGCAACCGGGGTGCTGCGGCGGTGTTCGGCCCGCAAAAGGGCCTGGCCACGAAAGACGTGCCACGCATGGATGCCTACATGGAGCGGCTGGAACGCGCGATTGACGAGGCGGGGGAGTTGCGCCGCCCGGGCGCCATGCCCGGGGCGGGGGCTGCCGGCGGACTGGGCTTTGCACTGGCCTGTGTCCTGCGCGGGCAGTCACGCATGGGGGCGGTGTACCTGGCGGATCTGATCGATCTCGATGCGGCGATCGCCGGGAGCGATCTGGTGATCACGGGCGAGGGGCAGGTCGACGGCCAGACCGCGCATGGCAAGGTCGTGGCCGAGGTGGTTCGGCGGGCACGGCGCTGCTGTGTGCCGGTCGTCGCCGTGGCCGGTTCGATCGATGCCACCCCGGAGGAACTCGAGGCGGTGGGGCTCGTCGACGCGCGCGCCCTTTGTGATGGCACGATCACGCTGGAGCAGGCGATGGGCGAGCCCGGGCGCTGGATCATGGAGCGTACGCGCGCACTGGTGGAGGCGCGAGGGGCGCGATCGGTCTAA
- the plsX gene encoding phosphate acyltransferase PlsX: MSREFTIALDVMGGDHGAPVVLPAARRSLKVADDFRLLLVGDEATIESGLADWTPAERERVEIVHASQVVGMEESPAVALRTKRDSSMRVAIDQVKKGTAQACVSAGNTGGLMATARYVLKTLPGIDRPAIATALPSLYGHTHMLDLGANVDVEAAHLYQFAVMGSVLANAVDGLEAPKVGLLNIGSEAIKGNDRVREAGRMLEESSLNYVGFVEGNDVYCSDVDVVVCDGFVGNVALKVSEGVAKMISTNMKAEFRASLYSRLAGLFALPVLRRLRHRFDHRRYNGASLLGLQGVVIKSHGSADALAFEYAIRIARVEAEANISSRIDKQLGQLLGQEHAQ, translated from the coding sequence ATGAGCCGAGAATTCACCATCGCCCTGGACGTGATGGGTGGCGACCATGGGGCCCCCGTGGTGTTGCCGGCCGCCCGCCGTTCGCTGAAGGTGGCGGACGACTTCCGCCTGCTGCTGGTGGGGGACGAGGCGACGATCGAATCCGGTCTTGCCGACTGGACGCCTGCCGAGCGCGAGCGTGTGGAAATCGTGCATGCCAGCCAGGTAGTCGGCATGGAGGAGTCGCCGGCTGTCGCCCTGCGCACCAAGCGCGATTCCTCGATGCGGGTCGCCATCGATCAGGTCAAGAAAGGCACGGCCCAGGCTTGTGTGTCCGCCGGTAACACCGGCGGGCTGATGGCCACTGCGCGCTATGTGCTGAAGACCCTGCCGGGGATCGATCGTCCGGCGATCGCGACCGCGCTGCCGTCGCTTTACGGCCATACCCACATGCTGGATCTTGGCGCCAACGTGGACGTCGAGGCGGCACACCTGTACCAGTTCGCGGTGATGGGCTCGGTGCTGGCGAATGCGGTGGACGGGCTCGAGGCCCCCAAGGTGGGACTGCTCAATATCGGGTCGGAGGCCATCAAGGGTAACGATCGGGTACGCGAGGCCGGGCGCATGCTGGAGGAATCCAGTCTGAACTATGTCGGCTTCGTCGAGGGCAACGACGTCTACTGCAGTGATGTCGATGTGGTCGTCTGCGACGGCTTTGTCGGCAACGTCGCGCTGAAGGTCAGCGAGGGCGTGGCCAAGATGATCTCGACGAACATGAAGGCCGAATTCCGTGCCTCGCTGTACTCGCGTCTGGCCGGACTGTTTGCCCTGCCCGTGCTGCGCCGGTTGCGCCACCGCTTTGACCACCGACGCTATAACGGGGCCTCGCTGCTGGGGTTGCAGGGCGTGGTGATCAAGAGCCACGGCAGTGCCGATGCCCTGGCATTCGAATACGCGATCCGCATCGCCCGGGTCGAGGCGGAGGCGAACATCTCCAGCCGCATCGACAAGCAGCTGGGTCAGCTACTGGGGCAGGAGCACGCGCAGTGA